From one Luteipulveratus mongoliensis genomic stretch:
- the rpmB gene encoding 50S ribosomal protein L28: MAANCDVCGKGPSFGHNISHSHRRTKRRWNPNIQRVRALVGPSGTTPKRLNVCTSCLKAGKVKR; this comes from the coding sequence GTGGCTGCCAACTGCGACGTCTGCGGCAAGGGACCGAGCTTCGGTCACAACATCTCGCACTCGCACCGCCGCACGAAGCGCCGCTGGAACCCCAACATCCAGCGTGTTCGTGCGCTCGTCGGCCCGTCGGGCACGACCCCCAAGCGTCTCAACGTCTGCACCTCCTGCCTCAAGGCGGGCAAGGTCAAGCGCTGA
- a CDS encoding DAK2 domain-containing protein produces MALTVLDLPALRRWVVAARADLAVHAEAINRLNVFPVPDADTGTNMLVTLDEAIREVTALHPQEVPESVAALSRATLSSARGNSGVILSQLVRGVAEVVQDTDNGQLDGPGLARALARASELAWAGVTRPVEGTVLSVAAAAAAGARQAPSPELTDVCRSALVAARTALLATEDELEVLRLAGVVDAGGGGYLLVLEALERVVEAPPSGPVRPRGEVPEWLTRVPVETSAARAEGDCAATGGGPAYEVMFLLDASDAPRVEQLKQELDPLGDSLVVAGGPDLWSVHVHVDDVSAALNAGAAAGRPHRFAVTRFGEQLPPAPTDGYGVLVVGDGLAGLVAHVGRSDVIVADIATVRAQPGTIVELLRGIRAERVLALADSTDAAGLAQEAARIAGRDMTVIGDHPVHVLAGLAVLDPADDRDRAAATAQDAIADVRTVPVGEPLDIDAVVAEIGTRLKAGGELVTVVRGAPRSSDSAADIMAAVSAEHPEAEVMALDSDARGWALAVGVE; encoded by the coding sequence ATGGCCCTGACGGTCCTGGACCTGCCGGCGCTGCGCCGTTGGGTGGTCGCAGCGCGTGCGGACCTGGCCGTCCACGCCGAGGCCATCAACCGCCTCAACGTCTTTCCCGTGCCCGATGCCGACACGGGCACCAACATGCTCGTCACGCTCGATGAGGCCATCCGAGAGGTGACCGCGCTGCACCCGCAGGAGGTGCCCGAGTCGGTGGCGGCGCTGTCCCGCGCAACGCTGTCCTCCGCACGGGGCAACTCAGGGGTCATCCTCAGTCAGCTGGTCCGGGGCGTGGCGGAAGTCGTCCAGGACACCGACAACGGTCAGCTCGACGGACCTGGTCTCGCCCGTGCTCTGGCACGGGCCAGTGAGCTGGCCTGGGCCGGCGTCACCCGTCCGGTGGAGGGCACGGTCCTGAGCGTGGCGGCGGCCGCCGCGGCCGGTGCGCGGCAGGCACCGAGTCCGGAGCTGACGGACGTGTGCCGGAGCGCCCTCGTGGCAGCACGGACGGCACTTCTTGCGACCGAGGACGAGCTCGAGGTGCTGCGCCTCGCCGGCGTCGTGGACGCCGGGGGTGGGGGCTACCTCTTGGTGCTCGAGGCGCTGGAACGAGTCGTCGAGGCGCCGCCATCAGGCCCCGTACGCCCACGGGGCGAGGTGCCCGAGTGGCTGACTCGGGTCCCGGTCGAGACGTCGGCCGCGCGCGCCGAGGGTGACTGCGCGGCGACCGGCGGCGGTCCGGCGTACGAGGTGATGTTCTTGCTCGACGCCAGTGACGCGCCGCGCGTCGAGCAGCTCAAGCAGGAGCTGGACCCGCTCGGCGACTCCCTGGTCGTCGCGGGCGGTCCCGACCTGTGGTCGGTGCACGTGCACGTCGATGACGTGTCGGCTGCTCTCAACGCCGGCGCCGCGGCGGGACGGCCGCACCGCTTTGCAGTGACGCGGTTCGGTGAGCAGCTCCCGCCCGCGCCGACTGACGGCTACGGCGTCCTGGTCGTCGGCGATGGCCTGGCAGGGCTGGTGGCACACGTCGGACGGTCGGACGTGATCGTTGCGGACATCGCCACGGTGCGCGCGCAGCCCGGAACCATCGTCGAGCTGCTCCGTGGGATCCGCGCCGAGCGTGTCCTCGCACTCGCCGACTCCACTGATGCCGCGGGCCTGGCTCAGGAGGCGGCGCGGATCGCCGGCCGCGACATGACGGTCATCGGAGACCACCCCGTGCACGTCCTGGCAGGGCTGGCAGTGCTCGACCCCGCTGACGACCGTGACCGTGCTGCGGCCACCGCGCAGGACGCGATCGCCGATGTGCGCACCGTGCCGGTCGGCGAGCCGCTCGACATCGACGCGGTGGTCGCGGAGATCGGCACGCGGCTGAAGGCCGGAGGCGAGCTGGTCACCGTCGTGCGTGGGGCGCCTCGCTCGTCCGACTCGGCCGCCGACATCATGGCTGCCGTGAGCGCCGAGCACCCCGAGGCCGAGGTCATGGCGCTCGACAGCGATGCCCGTGGTTGGGCGCTGGCGGTGGGAGTCGAGTGA
- a CDS encoding ATP-dependent DNA helicase RecG produces MAALTRQSRLTGILGAAAKKLEKARDLRTVGDLLDFLPRRYIDANTSGRLSEFTVGETAVLVATVVSVQTRSMRNRRGKMLEAVIEDADGTAARLVFFRAYGHEQRLLPGVRALFRGKLDTYRGGWQLSHPDYTLLDDDQEQDSVYAGGLVPVYLNVAGVTDMQMTQSLRLVLDQLDVPEDPVPGKIRTGRGLSDQLDAYRLLHLPQTQADVGRGKRRLRYDEALVVQTALAQRRARYDAEEAVPRAVRPGGLLAAFDERLPFELTAGQREVGAEIAADMARDRPMHRLLQGEVGSGKTIVALRAMLAAIDAGAQAALLAPTEVLAQQHERSIRAMLGDLGEGGMLGGAEHGTQIALLTGSMPKSQRERVLLDIVSGPVGIVIGTHALIQEHVMFADLGLVVVDEQHRFGVEQRDALRGKAVRPPHVLVMTATPIPRTVAMTVFGDMDTSALTELPSGRQPIASHVVPASKPAWLERTWRRVAEEVAGGHQVYVVCPRIGDPDDAMLEVPDDGSAPDLETYGDEEPEVVRELHGVYQMVQRLRSEPAMDGLRIEMLHGRMSPDDKDTVMQVFGRGEIDVLVSTTVIEVGVDVPNATTMVVMDADRFGISQLHQLRGRVGRGDAGGICLLVTESDNPTTVSRLEAVAATTDGFALAGLDLELRREGDVLGSSQSGQRSQLRLLRLTHAKDVELIEQAREDAIGIVADDPELTKHPALAAMVQTRLDDEQAAFLERG; encoded by the coding sequence ATGGCGGCACTGACGCGCCAGAGCCGGCTGACCGGCATACTGGGCGCCGCGGCCAAAAAGCTCGAGAAGGCGCGCGACCTGCGCACGGTCGGCGACCTGCTCGACTTCCTGCCTCGCCGCTACATCGACGCCAACACCTCGGGTCGGCTGTCGGAGTTCACCGTCGGTGAGACGGCAGTCCTCGTCGCCACGGTCGTGTCCGTGCAGACCCGGTCGATGCGCAACCGGCGCGGCAAGATGCTGGAGGCCGTCATCGAGGACGCCGACGGCACCGCTGCGCGTCTCGTCTTCTTCCGTGCCTACGGCCACGAGCAACGCCTGCTGCCGGGCGTCCGCGCGCTGTTCCGCGGCAAGCTCGACACCTATCGCGGCGGTTGGCAGCTGTCGCACCCGGACTACACGCTGCTGGACGACGACCAGGAGCAGGACTCGGTCTATGCCGGCGGTCTGGTGCCGGTCTACCTCAACGTCGCCGGCGTGACGGACATGCAGATGACCCAGTCGTTGCGGCTGGTGCTCGACCAGCTCGACGTGCCCGAGGACCCGGTGCCGGGCAAGATCCGTACGGGCCGGGGCCTGTCCGACCAGCTCGATGCCTACCGCCTGCTCCACCTCCCACAGACCCAGGCCGATGTCGGCCGCGGCAAACGACGGCTGCGCTATGACGAGGCTCTGGTCGTGCAGACGGCCCTGGCTCAGCGTCGCGCACGTTATGACGCGGAGGAGGCGGTCCCGCGCGCCGTGCGGCCCGGTGGGCTGCTCGCCGCGTTCGACGAGCGGCTGCCTTTCGAGCTGACCGCGGGACAGCGTGAGGTCGGAGCGGAGATCGCTGCGGACATGGCACGGGACCGGCCCATGCACCGGCTCCTCCAGGGCGAGGTCGGATCGGGCAAGACGATCGTGGCTCTCCGGGCGATGCTGGCGGCGATCGACGCCGGTGCGCAGGCTGCTCTCCTGGCGCCGACGGAGGTCCTGGCTCAGCAGCACGAGCGATCGATCCGCGCGATGCTCGGCGATCTCGGTGAGGGCGGCATGCTCGGTGGCGCCGAGCACGGGACACAGATCGCGTTGCTGACCGGCAGCATGCCCAAGTCCCAGCGTGAGCGTGTCCTCCTCGACATCGTCAGTGGACCGGTTGGGATCGTCATCGGCACCCATGCCCTCATCCAGGAGCACGTCATGTTCGCTGACCTCGGTCTGGTCGTCGTGGACGAGCAGCACCGATTTGGTGTCGAACAACGAGATGCGTTGCGCGGCAAGGCTGTTCGGCCACCACACGTGCTCGTCATGACGGCCACGCCGATTCCACGCACGGTCGCCATGACGGTCTTCGGCGATATGGACACGTCGGCGCTGACCGAGCTCCCGAGCGGCCGCCAGCCGATCGCGTCCCACGTGGTGCCGGCCAGCAAACCGGCCTGGCTCGAACGCACTTGGCGACGTGTGGCCGAGGAGGTCGCGGGCGGTCATCAGGTCTACGTCGTCTGCCCGCGCATCGGTGACCCGGACGACGCGATGCTCGAGGTCCCCGACGACGGGTCCGCACCCGACCTGGAGACCTACGGCGACGAGGAGCCCGAGGTCGTACGCGAGCTGCACGGCGTCTACCAGATGGTCCAGCGACTGAGGTCTGAGCCGGCCATGGACGGACTGCGCATCGAGATGCTGCACGGTCGGATGAGCCCCGACGACAAGGACACCGTGATGCAGGTCTTCGGCCGAGGTGAGATCGACGTCCTGGTCTCGACGACCGTCATCGAGGTCGGAGTGGACGTACCCAACGCGACGACGATGGTCGTGATGGACGCCGACCGGTTCGGTATCTCCCAGCTGCACCAGCTCCGGGGACGAGTCGGACGAGGTGATGCCGGCGGGATCTGCCTGCTGGTCACGGAGTCGGACAACCCGACGACGGTGAGCCGGCTGGAGGCGGTGGCCGCAACGACGGACGGCTTCGCCCTGGCCGGACTCGACCTCGAGCTGCGTCGTGAGGGTGACGTGCTCGGCTCGAGCCAGAGCGGACAGCGTTCTCAGCTGCGGCTGCTCCGGCTCACGCACGCCAAGGACGTCGAGCTCATCGAGCAGGCCCGCGAGGACGCGATCGGCATCGTGGCCGATGATCCCGAGCTCACCAAGCACCCGGCGCTCGCCGCGATGGTCCAGACCCGGCTCGACGACGAGCAGGCTGCCTTCCTGGAGCGCGGCTGA
- the rsmD gene encoding 16S rRNA (guanine(966)-N(2))-methyltransferase RsmD translates to MTRIIAGTVGGRRLTTPPGDGTRPTSDRVRESLFSRLEHLEALRGATVLDLYAGSGALGLEAASRGATSVTLVESDRKAAKVIQRNISDLDLSQCRVRAETVERALAGAPAEGTVDLLLADPPYDVPPEALDGVLELAIPWLAADALLVVERSSHSPEPTWPADVELIGPRRYGDTVMWFAEYIPEGEIA, encoded by the coding sequence ATGACCAGGATCATCGCCGGGACGGTCGGCGGTCGGCGGCTGACCACACCACCGGGCGACGGCACCCGTCCGACCAGCGACCGAGTGCGCGAGTCGCTCTTCTCGCGGCTGGAGCACCTCGAGGCGCTGCGTGGCGCCACGGTCCTCGACCTCTATGCCGGCTCCGGAGCTCTGGGTCTCGAGGCCGCCAGCCGTGGCGCTACGTCCGTCACCCTGGTCGAGTCCGACCGCAAGGCGGCCAAGGTCATCCAGCGCAACATCTCCGACCTGGACCTGTCGCAGTGCCGGGTCCGGGCCGAGACCGTCGAACGTGCGCTCGCCGGCGCACCCGCCGAGGGCACGGTCGATCTCCTGCTGGCCGACCCGCCCTACGACGTCCCTCCCGAGGCCCTCGATGGAGTGCTGGAGCTGGCCATCCCCTGGCTCGCAGCGGACGCGCTCCTCGTTGTGGAGCGGTCCTCCCACTCACCCGAACCCACCTGGCCCGCGGACGTCGAGCTGATCGGCCCACGACGCTACGGCGACACGGTGATGTGGTTCGCTGAGTACATTCCTGAGGGCGAGATCGCCTGA
- the coaD gene encoding pantetheine-phosphate adenylyltransferase: MSGDPRRCVCPGSYDPMTMGHLDVITRASALYDDVVVAVLYNPDKQGTFSPDERLDLIRQSTQSLPNVRAEGFGQRLIVDVCRDLDAGVLLKGIRNDTDYDYELPMALMNREMTGVETLLLPGNPSMGHYSSSLIRLIASHGADVSHMVPEPVLAPLLERVRPAPPTG; the protein is encoded by the coding sequence ATGAGCGGCGACCCACGGCGGTGCGTCTGCCCGGGCTCGTACGACCCGATGACGATGGGGCACCTGGACGTCATCACGCGGGCGAGCGCGCTCTATGACGACGTCGTCGTCGCGGTGCTCTACAACCCGGACAAGCAGGGTACGTTCAGCCCGGACGAGCGGCTGGACCTCATCCGGCAGTCGACGCAGAGCCTGCCAAATGTCCGGGCCGAGGGCTTCGGGCAGCGGCTGATCGTGGACGTGTGTCGTGACCTCGATGCGGGAGTGCTGCTCAAGGGCATCCGCAACGACACGGACTACGACTACGAGCTGCCGATGGCCTTGATGAACCGTGAGATGACCGGCGTCGAGACGTTGCTCCTGCCGGGCAACCCGTCGATGGGTCACTACTCCAGCTCGCTGATCCGCCTGATTGCCAGTCACGGGGCGGACGTCTCGCACATGGTCCCGGAGCCGGTCCTGGCGCCGCTGCTCGAACGCGTACGCCCTGCCCCGCCTACGGGGTGA
- a CDS encoding diacylglycerol kinase: MTSDTRRRLAVLTNPNAGHGKGKSAAAPVLDLLERRGVEVEHVTGTSREDAAAKILTAAQNGPDAILSVGGDGTHGVALQAAVATGVPLAIVPAGTGNDLARVIDLPLKSVEQAVEVALTGKAQAYDVGRVTTADGASRYFVTVAMAGFDSLVADRNNAMSWPNGRARYVVAIGVEYAQLKPRQFRVVVDDEVIDGPMILAAVGNTRSYGGDMKICPDADPHDGQLDVTIIHGVRYPRLQLPAILPKVFSGAHVKHPAVSTHRGRRIELITPDMNAYADGDCAGSLPAVIEAVPAGLSLITP, from the coding sequence GTGACCTCCGACACCCGCCGCCGCCTCGCGGTCCTGACCAATCCGAACGCTGGTCATGGCAAGGGCAAGAGCGCGGCCGCGCCCGTCCTGGACCTTCTCGAACGCCGTGGGGTCGAGGTCGAGCATGTCACGGGCACCAGCCGCGAGGACGCTGCCGCCAAGATCCTCACCGCCGCACAGAACGGCCCCGACGCGATCCTCAGCGTCGGCGGCGACGGCACGCACGGCGTGGCGCTGCAGGCAGCGGTCGCGACCGGCGTACCCCTGGCGATCGTCCCAGCTGGCACTGGCAACGACCTCGCGCGAGTCATCGACCTGCCCCTGAAGTCGGTCGAGCAGGCTGTCGAGGTCGCCCTGACCGGCAAGGCCCAGGCGTACGACGTCGGCCGGGTCACCACCGCCGACGGCGCGTCGCGCTACTTCGTCACCGTTGCCATGGCCGGCTTCGACTCCTTGGTGGCCGATCGCAACAACGCGATGTCCTGGCCCAACGGGCGGGCACGCTACGTCGTCGCGATCGGTGTGGAGTACGCGCAGCTCAAGCCCCGACAGTTCCGCGTCGTGGTCGACGACGAAGTGATCGACGGGCCGATGATCCTGGCGGCCGTCGGCAACACCCGCTCCTACGGCGGCGACATGAAGATCTGCCCGGACGCCGACCCGCACGACGGGCAGCTGGACGTCACGATCATCCACGGCGTGCGCTACCCGCGGCTGCAGCTGCCGGCCATCCTGCCCAAGGTGTTCTCCGGCGCTCACGTGAAGCACCCGGCGGTCAGCACCCATCGCGGCAGACGGATCGAGCTCATCACGCCGGACATGAACGCCTACGCCGACGGCGACTGCGCCGGCAGCCTCCCGGCCGTGATCGAGGCCGTGCCCGCCGGCCTCTCCCTCATCACCCCGTAG
- a CDS encoding YceD family protein, translating into MTHADPRRPLVLDTRELGRRPGQMLELQRTVEAPEDMGTDVIAVPKGQPIELDLRLESVMEGVYVSGSARVRATGACVRCLDPVHIPVDVDLQELFAYADRAAHHQEVASDDDEDETRELDGDFADLEPVLLDTVVPALPFQPVCREDCPGLCSECGARLADDPDHHHETLDPRWGVLAAISDQVAPDDEKKRN; encoded by the coding sequence ATGACGCATGCGGACCCCCGCCGGCCCCTGGTGCTTGACACCCGGGAGCTTGGTCGGCGACCCGGTCAGATGCTGGAGCTGCAGCGGACTGTCGAGGCACCAGAGGACATGGGCACGGACGTGATCGCCGTACCGAAGGGCCAGCCGATCGAGCTGGACCTGCGGTTGGAGTCGGTCATGGAAGGCGTCTACGTCTCAGGCTCGGCCCGCGTTCGTGCGACCGGCGCGTGCGTGCGGTGCTTGGACCCGGTCCACATCCCTGTGGATGTGGACCTCCAGGAGCTGTTCGCCTACGCCGATCGTGCCGCTCACCACCAAGAGGTGGCGAGCGACGACGACGAGGACGAGACGCGCGAGCTGGACGGCGACTTCGCCGACCTTGAGCCTGTGCTGCTGGACACGGTGGTGCCTGCACTGCCGTTCCAGCCGGTGTGCCGAGAAGACTGTCCTGGTCTGTGCTCCGAGTGTGGAGCGCGCCTGGCGGACGACCCGGACCACCACCACGAAACGCTGGACCCCCGATGGGGCGTCCTGGCCGCGATCAGCGATCAGGTTGCTCCCGACGACGAGAAGAAGAGGAACTGA
- the rpmF gene encoding 50S ribosomal protein L32 codes for MAVPKRKMSRSNTRSRRANWKATPVATAACPQCSALKQPHMACPSCGSYAGRHYSSAERSEHQG; via the coding sequence GTGGCTGTCCCGAAGCGGAAGATGTCGCGCTCCAACACCCGCTCGCGCCGCGCGAACTGGAAAGCGACGCCCGTGGCCACCGCGGCCTGCCCGCAGTGCTCCGCGCTGAAGCAGCCGCACATGGCCTGCCCGTCGTGCGGTTCGTACGCCGGTCGCCACTACAGCTCGGCTGAGCGCAGCGAGCACCAGGGCTGA
- the rnc gene encoding ribonuclease III, with amino-acid sequence MSSTTKKSQRHEAAQRPVADLARILLEVSGTVIDEPLLLRALTHRSYAYENGGVPHNERQEFLGDAVLGLVVTDSLFRTHPDLPEGQLAKLRASVVNSRALAQVARTLGLGDFVMLGRGEAITGGRDKDSILADTTESIIGTVYLAGGIEAADRLVHYLIDPLMATAAGLGAGLDWKTSLQEATAAADLGVPSYVVTDEGPDHDKEFTATVLVGDEALGSGTGRNKKGAEQMAAEAAWKLLQSQAASGEVKVGAEDAPASSDEDA; translated from the coding sequence GTGAGCTCAACGACGAAGAAGTCGCAGCGGCACGAAGCAGCGCAGCGGCCCGTCGCTGACCTGGCTCGGATCCTCCTTGAGGTGTCCGGGACGGTCATCGACGAGCCGCTGCTTCTGCGTGCGCTGACGCACCGGTCCTACGCGTACGAGAACGGCGGAGTCCCGCATAACGAGCGGCAGGAGTTCCTGGGCGATGCCGTCCTGGGTCTCGTCGTCACCGACTCCCTGTTCCGTACGCATCCCGACCTTCCCGAGGGCCAGCTCGCCAAGCTGCGTGCCTCGGTGGTCAACTCCCGAGCTCTGGCCCAGGTCGCCCGCACCCTCGGCCTGGGCGACTTCGTGATGCTCGGTCGCGGCGAGGCCATCACCGGCGGCCGCGACAAGGACTCGATCCTGGCCGACACCACCGAGTCGATCATCGGGACGGTCTATCTCGCCGGTGGCATCGAAGCCGCCGATCGCCTGGTGCACTACCTGATCGACCCCTTGATGGCCACCGCGGCAGGTCTCGGCGCCGGCCTGGACTGGAAGACTTCCCTGCAGGAGGCGACCGCGGCCGCCGATCTGGGCGTGCCCTCGTACGTCGTGACGGACGAGGGTCCCGACCACGACAAGGAGTTCACGGCCACGGTGCTCGTCGGCGACGAGGCGCTCGGCAGCGGCACCGGTCGCAACAAGAAGGGCGCCGAGCAGATGGCGGCCGAGGCAGCCTGGAAGCTCCTGCAGAGCCAAGCCGCTTCAGGCGAGGTAAAGGTCGGCGCCGAGGACGCGCCGGCGTCGTCGGACGAGGATGCCTGA
- the mutM gene encoding bifunctional DNA-formamidopyrimidine glycosylase/DNA-(apurinic or apyrimidinic site) lyase — protein sequence MPELPEVEVVRRGLAEHVVGRTVVAAQVRGRRVARRHVAGPDDLVARLTGTTVTQARRRGKYLWLVLDEPGEAALVAHLGMSGQMLVEPAEAPMEKHAHAVFDLRDADGRVGLQLRFVDQRTFGGLFIDELVPDSFAAEQDWVPETVAHIAPDPLEPSYDAAEVVRRMKARKTQVKRALLDQSLVSGIGNIYADEALWRAQLHGERTTDVLTKPALARLLDHARTVMLEALGEGGTSFDALYVNVNGASGYFERSLNAYGREGLPCRRCGRLMRREAFMNRSSYSCPKCQPRPRSPRSVRRR from the coding sequence ATGCCTGAGCTCCCTGAGGTCGAGGTCGTACGCCGCGGGCTGGCCGAGCACGTCGTCGGCCGGACCGTGGTCGCCGCCCAAGTGCGCGGCCGCCGCGTGGCCCGGCGCCATGTCGCCGGGCCCGACGACCTCGTGGCGCGCCTGACCGGCACGACCGTCACGCAGGCTCGCCGGCGCGGCAAGTACCTCTGGCTGGTGCTGGACGAGCCGGGCGAGGCGGCTCTGGTCGCCCACCTCGGGATGAGCGGGCAGATGCTCGTCGAACCCGCAGAGGCGCCGATGGAGAAGCACGCGCATGCGGTCTTCGACCTGCGCGATGCGGACGGCAGGGTCGGGCTCCAGCTCCGATTCGTCGACCAGCGCACCTTCGGGGGCCTGTTCATCGACGAGCTTGTCCCGGACTCCTTTGCGGCAGAGCAGGACTGGGTGCCCGAGACGGTTGCGCACATCGCCCCGGATCCTCTGGAGCCGTCGTACGACGCGGCTGAGGTGGTGCGCCGCATGAAGGCTCGCAAGACTCAGGTCAAGCGAGCCCTGCTGGACCAGTCGCTCGTCTCCGGCATCGGCAACATCTATGCGGACGAGGCGCTCTGGCGCGCGCAGCTGCACGGCGAGCGGACCACGGATGTGCTCACCAAACCGGCTCTGGCGCGACTGCTCGATCACGCGCGAACGGTGATGTTGGAGGCGCTCGGCGAGGGCGGCACGTCGTTCGACGCGCTCTACGTCAACGTCAACGGTGCCAGCGGCTACTTCGAGAGATCGCTGAATGCCTATGGGAGAGAAGGCCTTCCGTGTCGGCGGTGCGGTCGGTTGATGCGGCGCGAGGCCTTCATGAATCGGTCGTCCTACTCCTGCCCCAAGTGCCAGCCGCGACCGCGCAGCCCGAGGTCCGTACGCCGTCGCTGA
- a CDS encoding M3 family metallopeptidase: MSDLQPLALPAAADALDWLTRRCDGELGRARQLVDDLKSSPPAEALDVLRRWNDVAIAMANASSVSSLMAEVHPQQPVREAAEAAMQRVDAYSTDLGLDRDLFDIISGVSRDGLDAAATRVLDHALRDFRRSGVDRDEGVRARLKELAEQELLTGQEFGRNIREDVRTISVTPEQLDGMPQDWLDAHPVGEDGQATVTSDYPDSVPVRTFATDRTTREAMAKASLNVGWPANDAVLQRLFALRAEHASILGYGSWADFDAEVKMIGQGSAIKEFIDRITELSGDSAERDKAVLLTRKQQDIPDATDVISPDVQYYSEVVRREQHSVDGQLVRTYLDFGRVRQGLLDVTGRLFGLSWRPAEDAAVWDKDVTAYDVLRDGARIGRIYLDLHPREGKYKHAAQFDMVRGVRGAQLPEGVLVCNFNRGLMEHDEVVTLFHEFGHLIHHVLAGDQQWVGFSGVATEWDFVEAPSQMLEEWAWDADVLATFATNAAGETIPADLVHRMREADDFGKGFQARTQMFYAALSLDFHTARHEDLTARVEQLQSDYSVFPYLPDTHMHTAFGHLDGYSSGYYTYMWSLVIAKDMFSAFDRRDLFAPAAAQRYRDRVLVPGGSRDAAVLVSNFLGRAYTFDAYAAWLAE, encoded by the coding sequence GTGAGTGATCTGCAACCCCTCGCCCTGCCAGCTGCTGCCGATGCCCTGGACTGGTTGACCCGTCGGTGCGACGGAGAGCTGGGCCGGGCCCGACAGCTGGTCGATGACCTCAAGAGCAGCCCGCCGGCCGAGGCACTCGACGTGCTGCGCCGCTGGAACGACGTCGCCATCGCGATGGCGAATGCCAGCTCGGTGTCGTCCCTGATGGCGGAGGTCCACCCGCAGCAGCCCGTGCGCGAGGCGGCTGAGGCAGCCATGCAGCGTGTCGATGCCTACTCGACCGATCTCGGCCTGGATCGCGACCTCTTCGACATCATCAGCGGCGTCTCGCGTGACGGGCTGGATGCGGCGGCAACTCGGGTCCTGGACCACGCGCTGCGCGACTTCCGGCGCTCCGGCGTGGATCGTGACGAGGGTGTCCGGGCTCGCCTCAAGGAGCTGGCCGAGCAAGAGCTGTTGACGGGCCAGGAGTTCGGCCGCAACATCCGCGAGGACGTCCGCACGATCAGCGTCACACCCGAGCAGCTCGACGGCATGCCGCAGGACTGGCTCGATGCTCACCCGGTCGGCGAGGACGGCCAGGCGACGGTCACCAGCGACTACCCCGACTCGGTGCCCGTGCGCACGTTCGCGACAGACCGTACGACCCGTGAGGCTATGGCCAAGGCGTCACTGAATGTCGGCTGGCCGGCCAATGACGCCGTGCTGCAGCGGTTGTTCGCGTTGCGCGCCGAGCACGCCTCGATCCTGGGCTACGGCTCCTGGGCCGACTTCGACGCCGAGGTCAAGATGATCGGGCAGGGCTCGGCGATCAAGGAGTTCATCGACCGCATCACCGAGCTGTCCGGTGACAGTGCCGAGCGCGACAAGGCGGTCCTGCTCACCCGCAAGCAGCAGGACATCCCGGACGCCACGGACGTCATCTCTCCCGATGTGCAGTACTACTCCGAGGTCGTACGCCGTGAGCAGCACTCCGTCGACGGCCAGCTGGTCCGCACCTACCTCGACTTCGGGCGGGTGCGTCAGGGTCTGCTGGATGTCACCGGGCGCCTGTTCGGCCTGAGCTGGCGACCGGCCGAGGACGCAGCGGTGTGGGACAAGGACGTGACGGCGTACGACGTCCTGCGCGACGGTGCACGGATCGGCCGGATCTACCTCGACCTGCACCCGCGGGAGGGCAAGTACAAGCACGCTGCGCAGTTCGACATGGTCCGTGGCGTCCGCGGTGCTCAGCTGCCCGAGGGTGTGCTGGTCTGCAACTTCAACCGCGGTCTGATGGAGCACGACGAGGTCGTCACGCTGTTCCACGAGTTCGGTCACCTGATCCACCACGTGCTCGCCGGCGACCAGCAGTGGGTCGGCTTCTCCGGTGTCGCGACCGAGTGGGACTTCGTCGAGGCACCGAGCCAGATGCTGGAGGAGTGGGCCTGGGACGCAGACGTGCTCGCGACCTTCGCCACCAACGCGGCCGGCGAGACGATCCCCGCCGACCTGGTGCACCGGATGCGCGAGGCGGACGACTTCGGCAAGGGTTTCCAGGCGCGTACGCAGATGTTCTACGCGGCGTTGAGCCTGGACTTCCACACGGCGCGGCACGAGGACCTGACGGCGCGCGTCGAGCAGCTGCAGAGCGACTACTCGGTCTTTCCCTACCTGCCCGACACACACATGCACACCGCGTTCGGGCACCTCGACGGCTACAGTTCGGGCTACTACACCTACATGTGGTCGCTGGTGATCGCCAAGGACATGTTCTCGGCGTTCGACCGCCGAGACCTGTTCGCACCGGCCGCCGCTCAGCGTTATCGCGACCGGGTTCTCGTCCCGGGCGGCTCGCGTGATGCGGCGGTTCTGGTGTCCAACTTCCTGGGCCGCGCGTACACCTTCGACGCGTACGCCGCCTGGCTCGCCGAGTAA